The Fibrobacter sp. UWT2 genome includes a window with the following:
- a CDS encoding acyltransferase family protein yields the protein MDPVTGAVKPRYAFVDLAKGICIMLVVWHHVVSTWGLETYPLKETVSTFRMPLYFFLSGLFFKEYAGFFDFCRRKINKLLIPFAFFFVTLSCIFPFVLHYLHLRANPGAAVWYSFVWKQAFPNIPVWFLLSLFWTNLLFYGLYLVTKKWAAKKFPRHTTKALVVLSVAVGLMGFFLGRYNIKLPLFWASSLASIPYFCAGHVAYRYTKLLAPNRFDRWNIPFALLCFGVAFLFTFNAPPDSVSYVSNRYWLPIWSVYLCGLLGTLGVLFLSKAIGKIPLVSYFGRYSIMVLVTHGWVQWSIIKILRDFHVHWPRPVALAFVFVVTMLLYLGIIPLMKRFLPHVTAQKDVL from the coding sequence ATGGATCCGGTAACAGGTGCAGTTAAACCACGTTATGCCTTTGTCGATTTGGCTAAAGGCATTTGCATTATGCTGGTGGTGTGGCATCATGTGGTCAGTACCTGGGGCCTTGAAACATACCCCCTTAAAGAAACGGTTTCCACTTTTAGAATGCCTTTGTACTTCTTTTTGTCGGGACTATTCTTCAAGGAGTATGCGGGATTCTTTGATTTTTGCCGCCGTAAGATCAACAAGCTTTTGATTCCGTTTGCGTTCTTTTTTGTGACGCTTTCGTGTATTTTCCCGTTTGTGTTGCATTACCTGCATTTGCGGGCAAATCCCGGTGCGGCCGTATGGTATTCCTTTGTATGGAAACAGGCTTTCCCGAATATTCCGGTGTGGTTTTTGCTGAGTCTGTTCTGGACGAACCTGTTGTTTTACGGGCTGTACCTAGTTACGAAAAAATGGGCCGCCAAAAAGTTTCCGCGTCATACGACAAAGGCTTTGGTGGTGCTTTCGGTGGCAGTCGGTTTGATGGGCTTTTTCTTGGGCCGCTACAACATTAAACTTCCGCTGTTCTGGGCGTCGTCTTTAGCGTCTATTCCTTACTTTTGTGCAGGGCATGTGGCTTACCGCTATACTAAACTTTTGGCACCGAATCGATTTGACCGCTGGAATATTCCATTCGCCCTTTTGTGCTTTGGAGTGGCGTTCCTGTTTACCTTTAATGCGCCGCCGGATTCCGTCAGCTACGTGAGCAACCGTTATTGGCTCCCGATATGGAGCGTATACTTGTGCGGACTTCTTGGAACTCTTGGAGTGCTGTTCCTGTCGAAAGCGATAGGGAAAATCCCGCTGGTGTCTTATTTTGGCCGGTATTCCATTATGGTTCTCGTGACCCATGGATGGGTGCAGTGGAGCATCATCAAGATTTTGCGAGATTTCCATGTGCATTGGCCAAGGCCCGTAGCGCTCGCCTTTGTTTTTGTGGTGACTATGTTGCTGTACCTCGGCATTATCCCGCTCATGAAGCGCTTCTTGCCTCACGTGACTGCACAGAAAGACGTGCTTTAG
- a CDS encoding VWA domain-containing protein, translating to MDIGALHFQNPEAFWLLLLIPVLVGWYIYREHRRKSTIKFPALSIAKRAVPSRRVKFRHIVPLLRLAALACFVVALARPQNAMEVEYTSTDGVDIMLALDVSGSMGTLDMLTRMEQAKLGVMNAERILKSGDYWKYSRLGYAQQVIADFIQKRHSDRIGLSAFGSRSVTQCPLTLDYGSLLEILRATDDLARDSIMNSRTAIGDGLMNALARLQKSEAKSKVVVLLTDGRDNASVVPPMRAADVAQSLGVKVYTVGVGKKSGKILAFQQNPWTGDISWGERDITPEEGIDEGVLRSVAQKTGGRFYRAENKEELEKIYSEIDELEKTEIETVAYARYAEKFYPWLLVGALLILLELLLANTRFVRIP from the coding sequence ATGGATATTGGCGCGTTACATTTTCAGAATCCCGAGGCCTTTTGGCTCTTACTTTTGATCCCTGTTTTAGTCGGATGGTACATCTATCGTGAACACCGTCGCAAGAGTACCATCAAGTTTCCGGCTCTTTCGATTGCCAAGCGCGCAGTCCCCAGCCGTCGCGTCAAATTCCGCCACATTGTGCCCCTTTTGCGTTTGGCTGCTCTCGCTTGCTTTGTGGTGGCGCTTGCCCGCCCGCAGAACGCCATGGAAGTGGAATACACTTCGACCGATGGCGTCGATATCATGCTTGCTCTTGACGTTTCGGGCTCCATGGGTACGCTCGACATGCTTACTCGTATGGAACAGGCGAAACTTGGCGTGATGAATGCCGAACGCATTCTCAAATCCGGCGATTACTGGAAATATAGCCGCCTAGGTTATGCCCAGCAGGTGATTGCGGATTTTATCCAGAAACGCCATAGTGACCGAATCGGTCTTTCCGCCTTCGGTTCCCGCTCGGTGACCCAGTGCCCCTTGACGCTGGATTACGGTTCCTTGCTTGAAATTTTAAGAGCTACCGATGACCTTGCCCGCGATTCCATTATGAATAGCCGCACGGCAATCGGTGATGGCCTGATGAACGCTCTAGCTCGTTTGCAAAAGTCCGAAGCCAAGTCCAAGGTGGTGGTGCTCTTGACCGATGGTCGTGACAATGCCAGCGTAGTGCCGCCGATGCGTGCCGCCGATGTGGCGCAGTCCCTCGGTGTTAAAGTCTACACGGTGGGCGTGGGCAAAAAGAGCGGAAAGATTCTTGCGTTCCAGCAGAATCCCTGGACAGGCGATATCTCTTGGGGCGAACGCGACATTACGCCTGAAGAAGGCATCGACGAAGGGGTGCTCCGGTCTGTGGCTCAAAAGACGGGTGGCCGTTTCTACCGTGCCGAAAACAAGGAAGAACTCGAAAAGATTTATTCCGAAATCGATGAACTCGAAAAGACGGAAATTGAAACGGTGGCTTATGCCCGCTACGCTGAAAAGTTCTACCCCTGGCTTTTGGTGGGCGCCTTGTTGATTTTGCTTGAACTGTTGCTTGCGAATACGCGCTTTGTGCGCATCCCGTAA
- a CDS encoding VWA domain-containing protein, protein MRFAEPMFLWGLFTLPLFALLFVYAYHRRKKLAARFVSLSMLPKLSTSVSPWRRLAKVTILLFAIAFLFVALARPQWGRKMEHIERRGLDLVLLQDISLSMLAEDIKPNRLTRSRHEISAFLESLSGDRVGLVAFSGEAQVMVPLTLDYGTVQMMLRELTPGWLMPGTNLEKAIRKGMDLYKNSGSAGQYSVMILMSDGEELEAAAVNAAKEAAEMGIRIYTIGIGSREGVPIPVHSKNGEVAYKKDMQGNIVTTRLEDGTLQEIASVTGGLYFYASPGEFQLQKVLSEIASLEKKEQASDRMENYQDRYQIFLGLAALLFLIEALVSERGRKRRAGAGRFS, encoded by the coding sequence ATGCGATTTGCTGAACCGATGTTTTTGTGGGGACTGTTCACGCTCCCGTTGTTTGCGCTCCTTTTTGTGTATGCTTACCATCGTCGCAAAAAGCTGGCTGCACGATTTGTTTCGCTTTCCATGTTGCCGAAGCTTTCGACGTCGGTGTCGCCCTGGCGCCGCTTAGCCAAGGTGACGATTCTACTGTTTGCGATTGCCTTCTTGTTTGTGGCCCTTGCCCGCCCGCAGTGGGGCCGTAAAATGGAACATATCGAACGCCGTGGCCTTGACTTGGTGCTGTTGCAGGATATTTCGCTTTCAATGCTTGCCGAAGACATCAAGCCGAACCGCTTGACCCGTAGCCGTCATGAAATTTCGGCGTTTTTGGAATCGCTTTCGGGCGACCGTGTGGGCCTTGTGGCGTTCTCGGGCGAAGCCCAGGTGATGGTGCCGCTGACTCTCGATTATGGTACCGTGCAGATGATGCTTAGGGAACTGACTCCGGGCTGGCTCATGCCGGGTACGAACCTCGAAAAGGCAATCCGCAAGGGCATGGACCTTTACAAGAATTCAGGAAGTGCGGGGCAGTACTCCGTCATGATTCTGATGAGCGATGGTGAAGAACTCGAAGCCGCTGCCGTGAACGCCGCCAAGGAAGCTGCCGAAATGGGAATCCGCATCTATACGATTGGTATCGGCTCTCGCGAAGGCGTGCCTATTCCTGTGCATTCTAAAAACGGTGAAGTCGCTTATAAGAAGGACATGCAGGGAAACATTGTGACGACCCGTTTGGAAGACGGAACGCTGCAAGAAATCGCTAGCGTGACCGGTGGACTTTATTTCTATGCGAGCCCGGGTGAATTCCAGCTGCAAAAGGTGCTGAGCGAAATTGCAAGCCTCGAGAAAAAGGAGCAGGCTTCTGACCGTATGGAAAATTATCAGGACCGCTACCAGATATTCCTGGGTCTTGCGGCGCTCCTTTTCCTGATCGAAGCTTTGGTGTCCGAAAGGGGCCGAAAGCGTCGTGCTGGAGCGGGCCGATTCAGCTAA
- a CDS encoding DUF4956 domain-containing protein has translation MLDLLAVQSGTANATLITLAYTLILTFILSSVIAWTYEKTFLGLSYSRNFVQAIVLSAVVAATVMQAIGDNVGRGLGMMGALSVVRFRTSFKDPRDIMFVFASLGAGIGCGVYAWGAAVGGTIAFSAVAFLLSRTGLGTKHFFDGMLRFALPNEAKVRGQIEDIMKSSLKTFILITMREVDGGARLDVAYQIRLRATHPAAEILSELSKIEGISDVQFMMQDATTEM, from the coding sequence ATGCTCGACCTATTAGCCGTCCAATCCGGCACCGCCAATGCCACTCTCATTACGTTGGCGTACACCTTGATCCTCACATTTATCCTTTCCTCGGTGATTGCCTGGACCTACGAAAAGACCTTCCTTGGTTTGTCGTATTCTAGAAACTTTGTGCAGGCGATTGTGCTGAGTGCCGTGGTTGCTGCAACGGTGATGCAGGCTATCGGCGATAACGTGGGTCGCGGTCTCGGTATGATGGGTGCTCTTTCCGTGGTTCGCTTTAGAACGAGCTTTAAGGATCCGCGCGACATTATGTTCGTGTTCGCGTCGCTGGGTGCCGGTATCGGTTGCGGTGTGTATGCCTGGGGCGCTGCCGTGGGTGGCACGATTGCCTTTAGCGCGGTTGCCTTCCTCCTTTCCCGTACGGGGCTTGGTACCAAGCATTTCTTTGACGGTATGCTCCGTTTTGCGCTCCCCAACGAAGCCAAGGTCCGTGGCCAAATTGAAGACATCATGAAGTCTAGCCTCAAGACGTTCATCTTGATTACGATGCGCGAAGTCGACGGCGGTGCTCGCCTTGACGTCGCTTACCAGATTCGCCTGCGTGCCACTCATCCGGCTGCAGAAATCCTGAGCGAACTCTCTAAAATCGAAGGCATCTCGGACGTGCAGTTCATGATGCAGGACGCCACGACGGAAATGTAA
- a CDS encoding HlyD family secretion protein, which translates to MNKLSDMLENFWNTHKSNAGVAYVYGHKLSLAWILCVIIAIILGYMYQGKIATFQGIAEAAETTISVPSPTEVVKVHVMPGQAINAGDTIVELNRPDLTLRIAEVTRELDASEGRSNLSAADIDQKVAAVKADLATKTLTLKSEINRLESEYKKNKEIASKLKSLKNSNSEADGNDAMAMQIKGLKNELAVANANANEQIKLLRSSNRLQKDAGKSEVENLKKELEELQKQQEELIQIAKESWVVGSVNVHDGEKVSSFAPIVTLTHKSPTLVRGYIHERMYQRMDIGETVKVMPLGATGKPVKGKVVGLSSRIVEFPMRMWKMPEMPIHGREVIITIPAENSFLLGEMVTISE; encoded by the coding sequence ATGAACAAGCTTAGCGATATGCTCGAAAATTTTTGGAACACGCATAAGAGTAACGCCGGCGTTGCTTACGTTTACGGTCACAAGCTTTCCCTTGCCTGGATTCTTTGCGTCATCATTGCCATTATTCTTGGCTACATGTATCAGGGCAAGATTGCAACTTTCCAGGGTATTGCAGAAGCCGCCGAAACAACCATTAGCGTGCCGAGTCCCACCGAAGTGGTCAAGGTGCATGTGATGCCGGGTCAGGCAATCAATGCGGGCGATACCATCGTGGAACTCAACCGCCCGGACCTCACGCTCCGTATTGCCGAAGTGACTCGCGAATTGGACGCTAGCGAAGGTCGTAGCAACCTGTCTGCCGCAGACATCGACCAGAAGGTCGCCGCAGTCAAGGCCGACCTTGCCACGAAGACGCTTACGCTCAAGTCCGAAATCAACAGACTCGAAAGCGAATACAAGAAGAACAAGGAAATCGCTTCCAAGCTCAAGAGCCTCAAGAATTCGAATTCTGAAGCCGACGGCAACGACGCCATGGCCATGCAGATTAAGGGCCTCAAGAATGAACTTGCCGTTGCCAACGCCAACGCCAACGAACAGATCAAGCTTCTGCGCAGCAGCAACCGCTTGCAGAAGGATGCTGGCAAGAGCGAAGTCGAAAACCTGAAGAAGGAACTCGAAGAACTCCAGAAGCAGCAGGAAGAACTCATCCAGATTGCCAAGGAAAGCTGGGTCGTGGGTTCCGTGAACGTTCATGACGGCGAAAAAGTGTCTAGCTTTGCTCCGATCGTTACCCTCACTCACAAGTCTCCGACGCTGGTTCGCGGTTACATCCACGAAAGAATGTACCAGCGCATGGATATTGGCGAAACCGTTAAGGTGATGCCGCTGGGCGCTACGGGTAAGCCGGTGAAGGGTAAGGTGGTCGGCCTTTCCAGCCGCATCGTGGAATTCCCCATGCGTATGTGGAAGATGCCCGAAATGCCGATTCACGGTCGCGAAGTCATTATCACGATTCCCGCCGAAAATTCGTTCCTTCTTGGCGAAATGGTGACCATCTCCGAATAG
- a CDS encoding polyphosphate polymerase domain-containing protein, which translates to MAEARGFSLLERFELKYHIPVEWADRIGAFLAPYCEEDYYSKITPGGFYWITNLYLDSPSWTFLGWKKKQLLDRFNMRIRTYGEHPAQDGTFHFECKRKIKNICYKSRGTIKGINPGEVWHMKPEDWPCKGEKDRMYVKDFLYKTELYNAHPRLLTQYKRRAWFGLREEYSRVTIDTGMRFREENGFDYTVDPHYMHSTGIPRFFQPGCDAVLELKCPCSQVPYWMFDLIKFLNLKHGAFSKFGNAAAEWKRVYENPRRFKTPYWTKLAVGAGENY; encoded by the coding sequence ATGGCCGAAGCCCGCGGATTTAGCCTTCTCGAAAGGTTCGAACTCAAGTACCACATTCCTGTGGAATGGGCGGACCGTATCGGCGCATTCCTTGCTCCGTACTGCGAAGAAGACTATTACTCAAAAATTACCCCGGGCGGATTCTACTGGATTACGAACCTCTATTTGGATTCGCCTTCTTGGACGTTCCTCGGCTGGAAAAAGAAACAGCTGTTGGACCGCTTCAACATGCGCATTCGCACCTATGGCGAACACCCGGCACAAGACGGGACGTTCCATTTCGAATGCAAGCGCAAGATCAAGAACATTTGTTACAAGAGCCGCGGAACCATCAAGGGCATTAACCCGGGCGAAGTCTGGCACATGAAACCCGAAGACTGGCCGTGCAAGGGTGAAAAAGACCGCATGTACGTCAAAGATTTCTTGTACAAGACGGAACTCTATAATGCGCACCCGCGCCTTTTGACGCAGTACAAGCGTCGCGCCTGGTTCGGACTCCGCGAAGAATATTCCCGCGTGACGATTGATACCGGCATGCGTTTCCGCGAAGAAAACGGTTTTGATTATACGGTGGATCCGCACTACATGCATTCGACTGGCATTCCTAGGTTTTTCCAACCGGGTTGCGATGCTGTGCTTGAACTCAAGTGCCCGTGTTCGCAGGTGCCGTACTGGATGTTTGACTTAATCAAGTTCTTGAACTTGAAACATGGTGCATTCTCTAAATTCGGCAATGCCGCTGCCGAATGGAAGCGAGTTTACGAAAATCCGCGTCGATTCAAGACTCCGTACTGGACGAAGCTTGCCGTTGGCGCTGGCGAAAATTATTAA
- a CDS encoding lamin tail domain-containing protein yields the protein MDIKKILMAGSAVTAMVLATSCSSDKSTEPDPVDPTVSSSSEGGANPDPTSSAEGSVTVSSSSVSGDNPQPELSSAAEVVDSSVTQMAITEIMYNAADGSALEWIEVTIQSGPDIASMLASQMRLDGALSFTFPNEPLKMGEYIVVTNDKELFMQTYPDFQGRLYGPWDNDPKTGTVAKLSNEGDVIDVKLLGEGDVSCSYSMEPPWPSLANGKGRTLVYKGGNAAQATSWGASKAMNGNPGVGNDEWLTTSNIRLNEIMPTATGTDAWVELYNAGSADVDVTGWVFESKIRKEKLTIKAGTVPAKGYLVLNATTDFVDSEGAAKELIVGDVGGSYYLYGATEGDESSLLLPSSKLSSGVIDLSDGSTAQGALVQATPGAANAALYIGSLVISEIHYHPNEDDLNDVEFLELKNLSETPITPFETLSNGNRGWKVEGINFEFAKTDVIPANGIVVLFPDSLQTALGADKLRTRYSMDASVVIGFYSGKLSNRGETIAVKKPYFYQEDHSNPLNSQWYYDWSDATLYSDKWSGNGVDYKRADGFGYSLQRKDFTTMGYEAAAWTAAEPTPGK from the coding sequence ATGGATATCAAAAAAATTCTTATGGCAGGCTCTGCAGTAACCGCAATGGTCCTTGCCACCTCTTGCTCCAGTGACAAATCTACGGAACCGGATCCTGTCGATCCGACCGTTTCTTCGTCTTCAGAAGGTGGTGCGAATCCTGACCCGACTTCGTCTGCTGAAGGTTCAGTGACGGTTTCTTCTAGCAGCGTTAGCGGTGATAATCCTCAGCCGGAACTCTCCTCTGCTGCTGAAGTCGTTGATTCTTCTGTCACCCAGATGGCTATTACCGAAATCATGTATAATGCGGCCGATGGTTCTGCTTTGGAATGGATCGAAGTGACTATCCAGAGCGGTCCGGATATTGCTAGCATGCTTGCTTCGCAAATGCGTTTGGATGGTGCTCTTTCCTTTACGTTCCCGAATGAACCCCTTAAGATGGGCGAATACATTGTCGTGACGAACGACAAGGAATTGTTCATGCAGACTTATCCCGATTTCCAGGGCCGTCTCTATGGTCCGTGGGATAATGATCCGAAGACTGGTACCGTGGCAAAGCTTTCGAATGAAGGCGACGTGATTGACGTGAAATTGCTGGGCGAAGGTGACGTGAGCTGCTCTTACAGCATGGAACCGCCTTGGCCGTCTCTTGCCAACGGCAAGGGCCGTACGCTCGTGTACAAGGGCGGAAACGCTGCCCAGGCAACCTCTTGGGGTGCAAGCAAGGCGATGAACGGTAATCCGGGTGTGGGCAACGATGAATGGCTCACGACTTCGAATATTCGTTTGAACGAAATCATGCCGACGGCCACAGGTACTGATGCCTGGGTGGAACTCTACAATGCGGGCAGCGCCGATGTCGATGTGACCGGTTGGGTTTTTGAATCCAAGATCCGTAAGGAAAAGCTCACGATCAAGGCCGGTACGGTTCCTGCAAAGGGTTACCTTGTCTTGAATGCAACAACTGACTTTGTCGATAGCGAAGGTGCTGCAAAGGAACTGATCGTTGGCGATGTCGGTGGTTCTTACTACCTGTATGGCGCCACTGAAGGTGATGAATCCAGCTTGCTCTTGCCGTCTAGTAAACTTTCGAGCGGTGTCATTGACTTGAGCGATGGCTCTACGGCTCAGGGCGCACTCGTGCAAGCTACGCCGGGTGCTGCCAACGCAGCTCTCTATATCGGTTCTCTGGTCATTAGTGAAATTCACTACCACCCGAACGAAGACGACTTGAACGATGTCGAATTCTTGGAACTCAAGAATTTGTCTGAAACGCCCATTACACCCTTCGAAACTCTCTCTAACGGAAACAGAGGTTGGAAGGTTGAAGGTATTAACTTCGAATTCGCCAAAACGGACGTGATTCCGGCAAATGGCATTGTGGTGCTGTTCCCGGATTCCTTGCAGACTGCATTGGGTGCAGATAAACTGCGTACGCGTTATTCGATGGACGCTAGCGTGGTAATCGGCTTCTATAGCGGTAAGCTTTCTAACCGCGGTGAAACCATTGCTGTCAAGAAGCCTTATTTCTACCAGGAAGACCATAGCAATCCGCTCAATAGCCAGTGGTACTACGATTGGTCCGATGCTACGCTCTATAGCGATAAGTGGAGCGGCAATGGCGTTGACTACAAGCGCGCGGACGGTTTCGGCTACAGCTTGCAGCGTAAGGACTTTACCACGATGGGTTATGAAGCTGCTGCATGGACGGCGGCTGAACCCACTCCCGGAAAGTAA
- a CDS encoding TolC family protein, producing MKKSLLLGIAASAAVFAAPISLSDAIAMAKANNSQIRAEKAKVDMAESGQTEARSRFMPQLSLTASVTKINDPIYIDLGEIQQAMSGLAGGIATVGPAAVYSKAYIDAYNKAQAGYEQAYAGAMAQGLTEAQANAFAQEKVGGTAQEIAQQTADKYAAETQQKLDAAQTKIDDADFRMKVQDDVFFNARLTAIWPIFTGFKIYSAYDAAKENVNAKKAAFDMAQNTILMDVATKYFTLRLAEELTVLRESTKKNLEEHLARSKKLEEGGQISKAERLRAEVALAEAENALEDSYRDQTLARLALASLLHTDTNITAITPVMAPEQTFGMEEFKQLALDRHPGLRQLRTERKRSQDAVSAARADYYPTVALFAYKELYTRDLTLLEPDWAVGAKMQWDLFKGGETRSKVSNARALDRSLSSMEEQTMDNIGLLVEKRWREMEHAKSRLESLKKTRELAEEAHRSQTLAYEAGLATGLDVVDAELALSRLQVADLKAHYDAVVAWLGLLEASGEVVNAGEMLKNVKPVEEKPAEEPKLAEPVVAPAAASVADSAKVAEPAPADSANAAAPADTTVVPATNP from the coding sequence ATGAAAAAGAGTTTGTTATTGGGTATTGCAGCGAGTGCTGCCGTTTTTGCCGCGCCCATTTCGCTGTCGGATGCGATTGCGATGGCAAAGGCGAACAATTCGCAGATCAGGGCCGAAAAGGCTAAGGTCGATATGGCTGAAAGCGGTCAGACGGAGGCACGCTCCCGTTTTATGCCCCAGTTGTCTTTGACTGCCAGCGTTACAAAAATCAACGATCCCATTTACATTGACTTGGGTGAAATACAACAGGCTATGAGTGGGCTTGCCGGCGGAATTGCTACGGTTGGCCCGGCGGCGGTGTATTCCAAGGCCTATATCGATGCCTACAACAAGGCTCAGGCCGGTTACGAACAGGCTTATGCCGGGGCCATGGCGCAGGGATTGACCGAAGCCCAGGCGAATGCGTTTGCTCAAGAAAAGGTTGGTGGTACTGCGCAGGAGATTGCCCAGCAGACGGCAGACAAGTATGCGGCCGAAACGCAACAAAAGCTAGATGCGGCCCAGACAAAGATCGACGATGCCGATTTCCGCATGAAGGTGCAAGACGATGTTTTCTTCAACGCGCGCCTGACGGCTATTTGGCCGATTTTTACGGGCTTCAAAATCTATTCTGCTTACGATGCCGCTAAAGAAAACGTGAATGCCAAGAAGGCTGCGTTTGATATGGCGCAGAATACCATCTTGATGGATGTGGCGACCAAGTACTTTACGCTCCGCCTGGCCGAAGAACTGACGGTGTTGCGCGAAAGCACCAAAAAGAACTTGGAAGAACATTTGGCGCGTTCCAAGAAACTGGAAGAAGGTGGCCAGATCAGCAAGGCGGAACGCCTGCGTGCCGAAGTGGCTTTAGCTGAAGCTGAAAACGCTTTGGAAGATTCTTACCGTGACCAGACTCTTGCACGCCTTGCGCTTGCAAGCCTTTTGCATACCGATACGAACATTACCGCGATCACGCCGGTGATGGCTCCGGAGCAGACTTTTGGTATGGAAGAATTCAAGCAACTTGCTTTGGACAGACATCCGGGACTTCGCCAGTTGCGTACCGAACGTAAGCGTAGCCAGGATGCGGTGAGTGCCGCTCGCGCTGATTATTACCCGACGGTTGCGCTCTTTGCTTACAAGGAACTTTATACTCGCGACTTGACGCTCCTTGAACCCGATTGGGCGGTAGGAGCCAAGATGCAGTGGGACTTGTTCAAAGGTGGCGAAACGCGTTCCAAGGTGAGCAACGCCAGGGCTCTTGACCGTTCGCTTTCGAGCATGGAAGAGCAGACCATGGATAACATCGGCTTGCTGGTGGAAAAACGCTGGCGTGAAATGGAACATGCCAAGAGCCGTTTGGAAAGCTTGAAGAAAACCCGCGAATTGGCCGAAGAAGCGCACCGCAGTCAGACCTTGGCTTACGAAGCGGGCCTTGCGACTGGCCTCGATGTCGTGGATGCTGAACTTGCGCTTTCGCGCTTGCAGGTGGCTGATTTGAAGGCGCATTACGATGCAGTAGTCGCCTGGCTTGGACTTTTGGAAGCTAGTGGTGAAGTGGTGAATGCGGGCGAGATGCTCAAGAACGTGAAGCCTGTCGAAGAAAAACCGGCTGAAGAACCGAAGCTTGCCGAGCCTGTTGTTGCTCCCGCTGCCGCGTCGGTTGCTGATTCGGCGAAGGTTGCAGAGCCGGCACCTGCTGATTCTGCAAATGCGGCTGCACCGGCTGATACAACTGTTGTCCCGGCCACAAACCCCTAA
- a CDS encoding HlyD family secretion protein codes for MNVLKVIGKVLVVLALIALIGLGIITLQKFATEPRDAYLQGQMEARRVLVAGKVPGRVEQLFFREGDMVEKNAIVAIISSPEIEAKKIQAQGALGAARAQANKAKNGARSEDITALKAMASRAQDAANLAKNTYDRVQKLYNEGVLPLQKRDEAETQMKASQSAADAAKAQYEQALAGARSEDKAAANALVLQAKGANAEVDAYLEETKIRAPIAGEVSVKLVEEGEVVGSGMPVVAITDLDDSWAVFHLREDLLKNVSKGKTFSMFIPALDKNVEMEVSYIASVGDYATWRSSKESGGFDLKSFEVRLRPKAKIENLRPGMSVLFPVDQIQ; via the coding sequence ATGAACGTCTTGAAAGTTATCGGAAAGGTCTTGGTCGTCTTGGCGTTGATTGCCTTGATTGGCCTTGGAATCATTACCTTGCAAAAATTCGCGACTGAACCGCGCGACGCCTATTTGCAAGGCCAGATGGAAGCTCGCCGAGTACTTGTGGCGGGTAAGGTTCCCGGTCGCGTAGAACAGCTGTTCTTCCGCGAAGGTGACATGGTTGAAAAGAATGCCATTGTGGCAATCATCAGCAGCCCCGAAATCGAAGCCAAGAAGATTCAGGCGCAGGGTGCTTTAGGTGCCGCTCGCGCCCAGGCGAACAAGGCGAAGAATGGTGCCCGCTCCGAAGACATTACGGCTCTCAAGGCGATGGCCTCGCGCGCCCAGGATGCGGCAAACCTCGCGAAGAATACTTACGACCGTGTGCAAAAGCTTTATAACGAAGGTGTGTTGCCGCTCCAGAAGCGCGATGAAGCTGAAACCCAGATGAAGGCGTCCCAGTCTGCCGCCGACGCCGCCAAGGCCCAGTATGAACAGGCCCTCGCCGGCGCCCGCAGCGAAGACAAGGCTGCTGCAAACGCCCTCGTGCTGCAAGCGAAGGGCGCCAACGCCGAGGTTGACGCCTACCTCGAAGAAACGAAAATCCGCGCCCCCATCGCAGGCGAAGTCTCCGTGAAGCTGGTCGAAGAGGGCGAAGTCGTAGGCTCTGGCATGCCGGTTGTCGCTATTACCGACCTCGACGATTCTTGGGCGGTATTCCACCTGCGCGAAGACTTGCTCAAGAATGTGTCCAAGGGCAAAACCTTCAGCATGTTCATTCCGGCTCTTGACAAGAATGTGGAAATGGAAGTCAGCTACATTGCCTCGGTGGGCGATTACGCTACCTGGCGTAGCTCTAAGGAAAGCGGCGGCTTTGATCTCAAGAGTTTTGAAGTGCGCCTACGCCCGAAGGCAAAAATCGAAAACCTGCGCCCTGGCATGAGCGTGCTTTTCCCGGTGGACCAGATTCAGTAA